GGTATCGCCGTCCAGGGCGGCAGTGCCATGGCGCACAACATGCTCGGCCGTTGCCTGGAGCATGGCTGGGGTGGCGATCAGGATCTGGCCCAGGCGGCTATTCACTATGCGCGCGCCGCCGACGCTGGCCTGGACTGGGGCCTCTACAACCTGGGCAACCTGTTGGCCACGGGGCGTGGCGTGCCTGCCAACCAGGCCCAGGCCTTGCTCTGTTACGAGAAGGCTGCGCAGATGGGCCATGCCAAGTCAATGAACCTGTACGGGCGCTACCTGGAGCAGGGCATCGCCACGGCCCCGAGCCCGGTGAGGGCGGTGCGCTGGTACCGGCGCTCGGCAGAAGCGGGGGATTTTCGCGGCATGTTCAGCTTGGCGCTGGTGCTGGTCGAGCGTGGGCAGGTGGCGGAGGCGGGGCCTTGGTTTGAGCGGGCACGGCTCGAGGGGAACGTGAATTTTCTGCGCAGTGCGTTGGTGACGTTGCAGGGGGCGGGGCCGATGCTGATGGCCTTTGCAGCGCGGTATGCCGAAGAGTTAGAACAACGCGAGACTTGAGGGTGACTGTACTGGCCCTATCGCCGGCAAGCCGGCTCCCACAAAGATCACACCGAACCCTGTGGGAGCCGGCTTGCCGGCGACAGGGCCGGTGCAGGCAAAACAAAACGGGGCCTTTCGGCCCCGTTCGGCATTACAGGTAGTAAGCCTTCAGCGGCGGGAAACCGTTGAATTCCACTGCGCTGTAGCTGGTGGTGTAGGCACCGGTCGACAGCCAGTACAGGCGGTCACCGATCGCCAGGTTCAGCGGCAGGCCGTACTTGTAGTTCTCGTACATGATGTCGGCGCTGTCGCAAGTCGGGCCGGCGATGACCACTTCTTCTGCCTCGCCTTTCTTTTCGGTCCAGATCGGGAACTTGATGGCTTCGTCCATGGTTTCGATCAGGCCAGAGAACTTGCCCACGTCGGTGTAGATCCAGCGCTCGACCGCAGTACGCGACTTGCGCGCCACCAGCACCACTTCGCTGACCAGGATACCGGCGTTGGCGATCAGCGAACGGCCCGGTTCCAGGATGATTTCCGGCAGGTCGTCACCGAAGTCTTCCTTGAGGAAGCGGATGATCTCTTCGGCGTAGGTCTCCAGGCTGTTGGTACGGGTGATGTAGTTGGCCGGGAAGCCGCCACCCATGTTGATCAGCTTGAGCTCGATGCCGTCTTCTTCCTTCAGGCGCTCGAAGATCACCTTGACCTTGGCAATGGCCGCGTCCCACACGCTGATGTCGCGCTGCTGCGAGCCTACGTGGAAGGAAATGCCGTATGGCACCAGGCCCAAATCGCGGGCGAGGATCAGCAGGTCCATGGCCATGTCGGTCTGGCAGCCGAACTTGCGCGACAGCGGCCAGTCAGCGGTGGTCGAGCCTTCGGTGAGGATACGTACGTACACCTTGGAGCCCGGCGCTGCCTTGGCGATGTTGCGCAGGTCGGCTTCCGAGTCGGTGGCATACAGGCGCACGCCCTTATCATAGAAGTAGCGGATGTCCTTGGACTTCTTGATGGTGTTGCCGTAGCTGATACGGTCAGCGCTGACGCCGCGGCCCAACACCTTGTCCAGCTCGTAGATCGAGGCGATGTCGAAGCTCGAACCCTTCTCTTTGAGCAGGTCGATGATCTCGACGGCCGGGTTGGCCTTGACCGCGTAGTAGACCTTGGCGAATTCGAACCCAGCGCGCAGGTCGTCGTAGGCCTGGCTGATCATCTGGGTGTCGATGAGTACGAACGGGGTTTCCTGCTTGTCGGCGAACGCCTTCATTTTCTGGAAGGTGTCACGCGCGAAATAGTCTTCGACCTGGATCGACATGCTCAGGGACTCCATGGGCAAACTGAAAAGATAAGTGGCTGCAAACTGAACGTCCTCCGTATCCCCACTTTGGTTCGCCTACTCAGTACTTGAGCCGGATGGATCGTTTCCAGCATGGACGTTCGGCGCGCACTTTAGGGCGTGAACACGGCAAGATCAACAGGCAATCCGGGCGCGTTCGTCGTGGATCTGGGCCCTATCGTTTGAATAACCGACTCGTGTGACCGGCAGATGTTCCCTGGGATGTTTCAAGCGTAAAAAATTGTGGAATAGACCGCAGGGAGGCCATCGCGGATGAATCCACTGCTACGGGCTTTTCCGGTTTTCTGCAGGAGCGGATTCATCCGCGATGCGGCTTCAGGTGTTCATATTTATGGCCACGCCAATTGGCACTTTGGTGCATGAAATTCCTCTTAAATTTTTTGTTACCGATCGGCGGAATTGCCGCAATTGATGAGAAACATTACTATTCGCACCCTCATCCGCCTCCCTGACGACCGAGACCGTGTCTGGACACAAAGGCTTCCTCGACCACTACCATGAGCTGATCGGCACCTGGACGCGCAAGCTACGCAGTCGACAGCATGCCGAGGACCTCACCCACGATGCGTTTGTGCGGGTACTGGAAAACCCGCGCGAGCAGGTCGAGCAGCCTCGTGCCTACCTGCATCAGACGGCGCGCAACATCGCGGTGGACAGTTTTCGCCGTGAGGACCGACGCCAGGCCCTGGAGCTGGAGGCCTTCGACGAGGGCGCCAGCGGCACCAGCGACCCGGAGGCTTATGTGCATGCCCTGGAACTGGCCGAGAGCGTCGAGCGGGCGCTGGCCGAGCTGCCGGTCAATTGCCGTCGGGTATTCATCTGGCAGAAGATCGAAGGCCTGACCCAGGCCGAGATCGCTGAGCGCATGGGTTTGACCAAGAACATGGTCGAAAAGTATATGATCCGCACGCTCCGACATCTGCGTGAGCACCTGGATGTGTCGGCACGATGAGTCAGGAGACCTTCCCCATGAAACAGCACGCTACCGATAGCGTCCGCGAGCAGGCGGCCAAATGGTTCGCCCGCGTGCAGGATGCGCCTCGCGATGCCGGGCTGCTGGCGCAGCTCGAGGCCTGGCTGGCGGTCGATCCGCAGCACCGTGAGGAATACCAGCAGCTCGTGCGGTTGTGGCAAGCCAGCGACTTCATTCCACGCCAGCGCCTGGAAGCGCTGTGTCAGGCCGAGCCGGTGCGGCAACTGCCGCGTCGACGCCTGTTGCAGCGGGCGTTGGCGGCCAGCGTGGCGGTGGTGGCTCTGGGGCTGGGCTGGGGCGGTTGGCAGTACCAGCAGCTGAATCATCAAGACACCTTGCAGACGGCGTTTGGTGAGCGTCGCCAGGTGGAGCTGCCGGACGGCTCGCACCTGGACCTCAACGGCGCTACCGACCTGCAGGTCGATTTCAGCCCGGGCCGGCGACACATCGTGCTGCGCACGGGCGAAGCGATGTTCAGTGTCGCCCATGACAGCGCCAGGCCATTCGTGGTCGATACCGCCCAGGGCAAGGTGACCGTCACCGGTACCCGTTTCGATGTGCGCCAGGACCCGGCAGCCACCCGCGTGGCCGTCGAGCAGGGCTCGGTGCGCGTACAGGGCAAGGGCAGCGCGCTGGCGCAACTGAGTGCCGGTCAAGGTTCGCATATAGATGTACAGGGCAACGTGGCCGCCCCCTACGCGGTCAATGCTGCTGAACTGACAGCCTGGCGCCAGGGCAAGCTGGTCTTCGACAACGCCACCCTGGCCGAGGTGGTCGCCGAAGCTTCGCGCTACCGCACCCAGCCGTTGCGGGTCGCGCCCGGCAAGGTGGCGCAGTTGCGGCTGTCCAGCACCTTCAGCATCGACGACACCGACGCCCTGCTGCGCGCCTTGCCGAGCATCCTGCCGGTGGCCATCAAGGACCACGAAGATGGTTCGCGCGAAATAATCGCGAAATAGATTCAGGTTTTTTTCCGTTCGTTCGTCTTCCCCGCCAGCTGCAACTGCCAAGCATTTCCATTTGCATGCGATTGGCGTTATCCCGACCTTCAGGATGTTTGACGACGTGAACAACAACAAGCCTTTTCCACGCTTCCGCGCCCTGGCGCTGGCCCTTGCGGTCAGTACCGTGGCTGTCAACGGCCAGGCTGCACAGGCTGGCGCCGCTATCCAGATCCAGGCACAACCATTGGCTTCGGCGCTGAGCCAGCTAGGCCAGCAGACCAACCTGCAACTGTTCTTCAGCTCGGAGCTGGTGGCCGGCAAGCAGGCGCCAGCGGTTTCCGGCCAGCTGACGCCGGTGGAGGCACTGCAACAGCTTTTGCAGGGCAGCGGGCTGACCTACGAGATGTCCCAGGACACCGTGGTGGTCAAGCCACTGCCGAGCACTGTCGACCTGGGCAGCGGCAGCCTGGAACTGGCACCCACCGACATCAAGGTGGTCGGTGACTGGCTGGGTGATGCCGATCAGGCCGTGGTGCAGAACCACCCCGGTGCACGCACGGTGGTACGCCGCGAAGCCATGGTGGAAAAGGGCGCGATGAACGTGCGCGACGTGCTGCGCGGCATCCCCGGGGTGCAGGTTCAGGATTCCAACGGCACCGGCGGCAGCGACCTGTCGCTCAACGTGGGTGTGCGCGGCCTGACCTCACGCCTGTCGCCACGCTCGACGGTATTGATCGATGGCATCCCAGCGGCCTTTGCACCTTATGGCCAGCCGCAGCTGTCGATGGCACCGATCTCCTCGGGCAACCTCGACAGCATCGACGTGGTCCGCGGCGCAGGTTCGGTGCGTTATGGTCCGCAAAACGTCGGCGGGGTCATCAACTTCGTCACCCGCGCGATTCCCGAAAAAGCCTCGGCAGAGCTGTCTACCACGCTGGAAACGTCGCAGCACGGTGGCTGGAAGCACACCGAGTCGGCCTTCGTTGGCGGGACCGCCGACAACGGCATGGGCGTTGCGCTGCTGTATACCGGGGTGAACGGCAACGGTTACCGTGAGAGCAACAACGGCAACGACATCGACGACGTGATCCTCAAGACTCACTGGGCGCCCACCGACGTCGACGAGTTCTGGCTCAACTTCCACTACTACGATGGCCGCGCCGACATGCCCGGTGGCCTGACCCAGGCGCAGTACGACAGCAACCCGTACCAGTCGCTGCGCGACTACGACTACTTCGCCGGGCGGCGCAAGGACGTGTCGTTCAAATGGCAGCGCCAGCTCGACGAGGCCACCCAGTTCGAAGTGCTGACCTACTACACCGACAGCTTCCGCGGCAGCGCCATCGCCTCGCGTGACATGAAGACCCTGTCGTCGTACCCGCGCAACTACCACACCTTCGCCATCGAGCCGCGGGTGTCGCGAATCTTCTTCACCGGCCCCGCTACCCAGGAAGTCAGCGTCGGCTACCGTTACCTGAAAGAAGCCATGCGCGAGCAGTCCACCCGCCTGGCCTTGATCGACAACGTGCCAACGCAGACCCCGACATCCGATGGCCATGTGTTCCAGGACCGCAGTGGCGGCACGGAGGCCAGCGCCTATTACATCGATGACAAGATCGATATCGGCAACTGGACCATCACCCC
The Pseudomonas sp. KU43P genome window above contains:
- a CDS encoding FecR family protein encodes the protein MKQHATDSVREQAAKWFARVQDAPRDAGLLAQLEAWLAVDPQHREEYQQLVRLWQASDFIPRQRLEALCQAEPVRQLPRRRLLQRALAASVAVVALGLGWGGWQYQQLNHQDTLQTAFGERRQVELPDGSHLDLNGATDLQVDFSPGRRHIVLRTGEAMFSVAHDSARPFVVDTAQGKVTVTGTRFDVRQDPAATRVAVEQGSVRVQGKGSALAQLSAGQGSHIDVQGNVAAPYAVNAAELTAWRQGKLVFDNATLAEVVAEASRYRTQPLRVAPGKVAQLRLSSTFSIDDTDALLRALPSILPVAIKDHEDGSREIIAK
- a CDS encoding TonB-dependent siderophore receptor, translating into MNNNKPFPRFRALALALAVSTVAVNGQAAQAGAAIQIQAQPLASALSQLGQQTNLQLFFSSELVAGKQAPAVSGQLTPVEALQQLLQGSGLTYEMSQDTVVVKPLPSTVDLGSGSLELAPTDIKVVGDWLGDADQAVVQNHPGARTVVRREAMVEKGAMNVRDVLRGIPGVQVQDSNGTGGSDLSLNVGVRGLTSRLSPRSTVLIDGIPAAFAPYGQPQLSMAPISSGNLDSIDVVRGAGSVRYGPQNVGGVINFVTRAIPEKASAELSTTLETSQHGGWKHTESAFVGGTADNGMGVALLYTGVNGNGYRESNNGNDIDDVILKTHWAPTDVDEFWLNFHYYDGRADMPGGLTQAQYDSNPYQSLRDYDYFAGRRKDVSFKWQRQLDEATQFEVLTYYTDSFRGSAIASRDMKTLSSYPRNYHTFAIEPRVSRIFFTGPATQEVSVGYRYLKEAMREQSTRLALIDNVPTQTPTSDGHVFQDRSGGTEASAYYIDDKIDIGNWTITPGIRFEHINTDWRDRPVLGANNKPVPEKNRSITSNEPLPALSVMYHISDAWKLFANYETSFGSLQYFQLGQGGTGNSTANGLEPEKAKTYEIGTRYDNGGFAGELTAFYIDFDDELQYISNDVGWTNLGATKHQGIEASVRYDLVGLDPRLDGLSVNGGYTYTRATYEGDIPGFKGRDLPFYSRQVATAGVRYEINRWTWNLDAYAQSKQRAPGTGINADGSFNGDYITEPSADGQYGDIPGYVTWHARGGYDFGPKLSNLKVAAGVKNLFDKQYFTRSSDNNAGIYVGEPRTFYVQASVGF
- a CDS encoding RNA polymerase sigma factor, coding for MSGHKGFLDHYHELIGTWTRKLRSRQHAEDLTHDAFVRVLENPREQVEQPRAYLHQTARNIAVDSFRREDRRQALELEAFDEGASGTSDPEAYVHALELAESVERALAELPVNCRRVFIWQKIEGLTQAEIAERMGLTKNMVEKYMIRTLRHLREHLDVSAR
- a CDS encoding tetratricopeptide repeat protein gives rise to the protein MSYQLRRDEVVDVAGLKAMLAHSPGQAAQAILAAAGEGVVEAQLLLGQILLDGRGIEADEVVARRWFGIAVQGGSAMAHNMLGRCLEHGWGGDQDLAQAAIHYARAADAGLDWGLYNLGNLLATGRGVPANQAQALLCYEKAAQMGHAKSMNLYGRYLEQGIATAPSPVRAVRWYRRSAEAGDFRGMFSLALVLVERGQVAEAGPWFERARLEGNVNFLRSALVTLQGAGPMLMAFAARYAEELEQRET
- a CDS encoding type III PLP-dependent enzyme, encoding MSIQVEDYFARDTFQKMKAFADKQETPFVLIDTQMISQAYDDLRAGFEFAKVYYAVKANPAVEIIDLLKEKGSSFDIASIYELDKVLGRGVSADRISYGNTIKKSKDIRYFYDKGVRLYATDSEADLRNIAKAAPGSKVYVRILTEGSTTADWPLSRKFGCQTDMAMDLLILARDLGLVPYGISFHVGSQQRDISVWDAAIAKVKVIFERLKEEDGIELKLINMGGGFPANYITRTNSLETYAEEIIRFLKEDFGDDLPEIILEPGRSLIANAGILVSEVVLVARKSRTAVERWIYTDVGKFSGLIETMDEAIKFPIWTEKKGEAEEVVIAGPTCDSADIMYENYKYGLPLNLAIGDRLYWLSTGAYTTSYSAVEFNGFPPLKAYYL